Proteins co-encoded in one Halorussus vallis genomic window:
- a CDS encoding deoxyhypusine synthase: MSDDHDPEDHGHHEPHREEFHHDPIAHAEARAGMTVGELVDEYGHAGIGAADLHEAVDIYAEMLDDDVTNFFGLAGAMVPTGMRRIVADLIRDGHIDALVTTGANLTHDAIEAIGGKHHHGRDEVEGKSMRDHDEQLRDEQVDRIYNVYLPQEHFALFESHLRSEVFPVLEDEGTVSIQRFTEELGRANAEVNDSEGIEEGAGVAAAAYENDVPVYCPAVQDSVLGLQAWMYSQTSEFSLDALADMTDITDLAFEAEESGAMVVGGGVPKNYTLQTMLVAPDAYDYAVQLTMDPPQTGGLSGATLDEARSWGKLEKAARNASVYADATITLPLVVAAAREKAGE; this comes from the coding sequence ATGAGCGACGACCACGACCCCGAGGACCACGGCCACCACGAACCCCACCGCGAGGAGTTCCACCACGACCCCATCGCCCACGCCGAAGCGCGGGCGGGGATGACGGTCGGCGAACTCGTCGACGAGTACGGTCACGCGGGCATCGGCGCGGCCGACCTCCACGAGGCGGTCGACATCTACGCCGAGATGCTCGACGACGACGTGACCAACTTCTTCGGACTGGCGGGCGCGATGGTTCCCACCGGGATGCGCCGCATCGTCGCCGACCTCATCCGGGACGGTCACATCGACGCGCTGGTGACGACCGGCGCGAACCTCACCCACGACGCCATCGAGGCCATCGGCGGCAAGCACCACCACGGCCGCGACGAGGTCGAGGGCAAGTCGATGCGCGACCACGACGAGCAGCTGCGCGACGAACAGGTCGACCGCATCTACAACGTCTACCTCCCCCAGGAGCACTTCGCGCTGTTCGAGAGTCACCTCCGGAGCGAGGTGTTCCCGGTCCTCGAAGACGAGGGAACCGTCAGCATCCAGCGGTTCACCGAGGAACTGGGCCGGGCGAACGCCGAGGTCAACGACAGCGAGGGAATCGAGGAGGGTGCGGGGGTCGCGGCCGCGGCCTACGAGAACGACGTGCCCGTCTACTGTCCGGCGGTCCAGGACTCGGTACTGGGCCTGCAAGCGTGGATGTACTCCCAGACCTCCGAGTTTTCGCTCGACGCGCTGGCCGACATGACCGACATCACCGACCTCGCGTTCGAGGCCGAGGAGTCGGGCGCGATGGTGGTCGGCGGCGGCGTGCCGAAGAACTACACCCTCCAGACGATGCTCGTCGCGCCGGACGCGTACGACTACGCCGTCCAGTTGACGATGGACCCGCCCCAGACCGGCGGGCTCTCGGGCGCGACGCTCGACGAGGCGCGCTCGTGGGGCAAACTGGAGAAGGCCGCGCGAAACGCCAGCGTCTACGCCGACGCCACCATCACGCTTCCGCTGGTCGTGGCGGCCGCCCGCGAGAAGGCCGGGGAGTAG
- the coxB gene encoding cytochrome c oxidase subunit II, with product MGSRRGSILQSAARRWRVVALGAALLLTVGVGPAAAQSVNRNLIGQLNRQLLYVALPLTLFVEVILVYAVVRFRDNDDPEPTAENPQLEITWTVATGIVLLFVGLSAYNVLASPYISPTPSPEGPADGAGSAGAGEGVRVHVLGYQWGWQFTYPNANVTTQGVLVLPRDRNATLRLRSAQVLHSFFVPKLGVKQDTFPSYNTTIRTRPLRTGEYRAYCTEFCGEGHARMRARVVVVDPATYRRWLSAHEGQREVTAAPNVTASANATEGNVTGSANATAPSNATGDGNVTGIGSATRVGDRRAPVADVAGARPTAAGDGRRVPVG from the coding sequence ATGGGGAGTCGACGGGGGTCGATACTGCAGAGCGCCGCGAGGCGGTGGCGAGTCGTCGCACTGGGAGCCGCGTTGCTGCTGACCGTCGGCGTCGGGCCGGCGGCGGCCCAGTCGGTCAATCGCAACCTCATCGGGCAACTCAACCGCCAACTGCTGTACGTCGCGCTGCCGCTCACGCTGTTCGTCGAGGTCATCCTCGTCTACGCGGTGGTCCGGTTCCGGGACAACGACGACCCGGAGCCGACCGCCGAGAACCCGCAACTCGAGATCACGTGGACCGTCGCGACGGGCATCGTGTTGCTGTTCGTCGGCCTCTCGGCGTACAACGTGCTCGCGAGTCCGTACATCTCGCCGACGCCGAGTCCCGAGGGGCCGGCGGACGGTGCGGGCAGTGCGGGCGCAGGCGAGGGCGTTCGCGTTCACGTACTTGGCTACCAGTGGGGCTGGCAGTTCACCTACCCGAACGCGAACGTGACGACCCAGGGAGTGCTCGTGTTGCCGCGCGACCGGAACGCCACGCTCAGGCTCAGGTCGGCGCAGGTGTTGCACTCCTTCTTCGTCCCGAAACTCGGGGTCAAGCAGGACACGTTCCCCAGCTACAACACGACGATTCGCACGCGACCCCTCCGGACCGGGGAGTACCGCGCCTATTGCACGGAGTTCTGTGGCGAGGGCCACGCCCGGATGCGGGCGCGGGTCGTGGTGGTCGACCCCGCGACGTATCGGCGGTGGCTGTCGGCCCACGAGGGACAGCGGGAGGTGACCGCCGCACCGAACGTCACCGCGAGCGCGAACGCGACCGAGGGGAACGTCACCGGGAGTGCAAACGCGACCGCCCCTTCGAACGCCACCGGCGACGGGAACGTCACCGGAATCGGGAGCGCCACCCGCGTCGGCGACCGGCGCGCGCCGGTCGCCGACGTGGCAGGAGCGAGGCCCACCGCGGCCGGGGACGGACGACGCGTCCCAGTCGGGTAG